Within the Fischerella sp. PCC 9605 genome, the region TGCCAATCCAGAGGACTTTTTTGCTATTCTGCTCTTTTGTGTTTAACCTTTCCCTATTTTTTATTCAGCGTAGCCATTCCCACCCTCATTTTTTGGGATTTGTTAAGTTTTATAATAATTGTGAATTAGTATTAAACGAACTATAAAGAACACAAAGGGAACACAGGCAGAGATGATACAAGGAGTAGCTTTCAAAGCACAGTTACAAATTCGTTGGGTAAGTTTTATAGCAGACTTCCTATTGGCGGGGATGGTAGTAGGGCCACTTGCTGCTCCTTTTCTTGCTGCATCAAAGTTACCAGTGTTACCTATGATTGCGGATATTATATATTTCATGGGTCGCCATGTATGCCCACAACCCCAGATGGGAGTAGCTTTGGCAGCACCCTTTATTATGGCTGTATGTATGCGTTGTTACGGTACAGTGGCGGGATTGTTCCTGACTCGATTAGTGTATGGCGCGACAAAAGGTAAGGGTTTTTACTGGCTGCATCAGTATGGTTGGAGTGGTGCGGCGCTTGCCAGTGTGTTGATGATGGCTTATGCATTGGAATTGGCAGCAGAGGTTTTGGGCTGGTGGAGTTTTAATAATTATGTTGTGACTTTGTTTGGGTTGGTTACAGGTTTGGCTTGGGGGTTATTTACGATGCCGATATTGCATGGAGCAACCCCCTCTGGGCAGAAATGGGGAATGGGGACTGGGGATTAGGGACTGGATAGTGATTAGTTGTTGTGTTGATTGTTAACTATGCCCTATGCCCAATCCCCAATTCTCAATACCCGATACCCAATCCCTAATCACCAATCACCAATTACCAGCCTACGCGACAATATAAGAAGTGGTTAATCTTTGCAAAGGTACACGTTAAATTAACATCAAGTCAAATAAAATATACCTAAAGAGTTAAATAGGATATAAATACAAGTTTTCTGTCAAGGTCTTCTAGAAGTTGTGTCTAGAAGCTGTTTTTGCTTTACACACTTCTAAAAATATTTTCACAAAAAAACATAATTTTTTGAGGAGGTGCAAGAACCATTCTTGTGCCTTTTCGGATATGTAATTTGTCGGAGCTAGTACAACAAGATAGAAGACGTAAATATTAACAAAAGAAGCGTTTTGTTTATTTTTTACTGTCAGATGATTGGCACTGTGGTGTGCTGTTTGTGATTTTTCGCAGATTTATATTCTATTGACTCTCTTCAAACTCAATGAGTTGTTGGAGACAGATGGATGTGAAGAGAATAGCGATCGCAGCTAGCGTATTAGGTTTGGTCAGTGGTATCTTTGTGGGCTGCACAGGCGTTTCCCAAAATCACAGGGCTGCTATAGAAAGTAGTGAGGGCGATCGAGATTCAAAACTGCGATCGGTTGCCGTTACCGTCGGCGATCTTGGTAATCCTTTCTTCGTCCTCATGGGGCGAGGAGCGGAAGCAGAAGCCAAAAAAATCGGTGGTAAGGATGTCAAAGTTACCGTGGTTTCCAGTGGCTATGACCTAAACCAGCAATTCAACCAAATGGAAAATTTCATTGCCGCGAACACTGACCTGATCATCCTCAATGCCGGTGATAGTAAGGGAATTGCAGCAGCAGTTGAGAAAGCCAAACAAGCAGGTATTGTTGTTATTGCAGTAGATACGGGTGCTGAGGGAGGCGTAGATGCTACCATTACCTCCAATAATGTGCAAGCTGGACAACTTAGTTGCCAATATATAGCCGATCGCCTTAAAGGCAAAGGTAATGTAGTTATCATCAACGGGCCTCCAGTGATCTCGGTGATCGAACGAGTCAATGGCTGTGAGCAGGTATTTGCTAAATATCCTGGTATCAAAGTACTCTCTAAAGACCAGAACGCCGAAGGAAGCCGGGATGGAGGACTAAGGGTGATGAGCGATCTGCTCGCAACCTTTCCCAAGCTTGATGCCGTTTTTGCCATTAACGATCCGTGTGGCGTCGGAGCAGAACTGGCAGCCAGACAGGCAAGACGCAACGAATTTTTCATTGTTGGGGTCGATGGGGCACCGGAAGCAAAGCAAGCGATTGAAGATCGGAACAGCTTATATGTTGCTACTGCCGCTCAAGATCCGCTAGGAATGACTCAAAAAGCGGTTCAGGTTGGCAATGACATCCTTCATGGTAAAAGACCCGCTAATCCCAACATTCTGATTCCAGTCAAGCTAATTACACGAGACAACGTCAGCGAGTACAAAGGCTGGCAGTAAGTGGGGGTATGGGGGTTCTTCATCCTACACCCTCACACCCTTATACCCTTCTAAGATTGCAGGAGTTGCTGATGACAACCGATATTGAAGCTCCGCTTCCCAACGTACCGATCGCAATCCCAGTACTAGAGATGCGAGGGATTACGAAAAGGTTTCATGGCGTACCTGCTCTCCAAAATGTCGATCTCACGATTTACTCAGGAGAGATTCATGCTCTCATGGGCGAGAACGGGGCAGGTAAAAGCACATTAATGAAAATTCTTGCTGGTGCTTACATTGCCGATGAAGGCGAGATTCGCATCAATGGTCAACCTGTAAAAATTACCGATCCAGGTATGGCGCGACAGGCGGGCATTAATCTTATTTATCAAGAACTGAATGTCGCACCTAATTTAACCGTGACTGAAAACATTTTTATGGGTAGCGAGTTGCGGCGAGGTCAGTTTTTGGATCGCCAAGGCATGGAACGGGAAGCACAGCAAGTGCTCCAAAGCTTGGGAGCTAGTTTTGCACCAAACGATGTAGTTGGTAATTTGTCAATCGCCGAACAGCAACAAGTTGAAATTGCCCGAGCGCTCAAGGATAAAAGCCGCATCCTGGTAATGGATGAGCCAACAGCAGCACTGTCAGATCGCGAAACTGAGCGCTTATTTGAAGTAATTCGCAGACTGCGGGATGACGGTATTGCCATTATCTACATCAGCCACCGTATGGAAGAAGTCTATGCCCTGGCTGACCGGATTAGCGTGCTGCGTGACGGCCAATACATTGGCAGTCTCACCCGGGATGAGATTTCCCCACACCGATTGGTACAAATGATGGTCGGTCGCCCCATGCAAGACTTTTACGAGCATCAGCGGCAAACAAATCTCGGCCCAGTAGTGCTAGAAGTCAGGAATATCAGCGACGGGCACAAGGTTCAGCCAACTAGCTTTGAACTCCATGCTGGAGAAGTTCTAGGATTAGCAGGGCTCGTTGGTGCAGGACGCACGGAGCTATCCCGGCTGATTTTTGGTGCCGATCCAAAGGTAAGCGGTGAAGTATTCTTGGATGGCAAAAAACTAGACATCAACACCCCCGGTGATGCTATTGCTGCCGGAATTGGTTACGTCCCAGAAGATCGCAAAGACCAGGGATTATTTCTGGAGATGAGCGCCCGCAAAAATATTGCTCTCAACAGGCTGAAGCAGGATGCCAAGGCTGGGGTTCTCAACTGGAGTTCAGTCAATCAGATTGCGGCAGAAGCTGTGGAAAACTTTCATATCCGGCTTGCCAATTTAGAGATTAGAGCGGTGGATCTTTCTGGTGGTAATCAGCAGAAGCTACTGCTGGCCCGCTGGCTAGCGATTAAGCCGAGAGTGCTGATGCTGGATGAGCCAACACGTGGTGTGGATATTGGTGCTAAAAGCGAGATTTACCGCATTATTGGGGACTTAGCCGCCCAAGGTGTCGCCATCCTTATGGTTTCCAGCGAACTACCAGAGATTGTGGGAATGAGCGATCGCGTCCTTGTGATGCGAGCAGGGCAGCTAGTGGGCGAACTTGATGGTAGCCCTGGTAAGGAAATTACCCAAGAAAACATTATGCACTTTGCTACTGGAGCAGCGGAGGTACTAGCATCATGAGTCATACCGAGTTAAGACCCGCCAAAAATAGAGCTGCTGAACATCCAATCTCGCGTCGGCGTCAATCAATTAATAATCTTATCCAAGTTGCCGGAATTCTACCAATTCTGGTGCTCATCAGCATTCTATTTACGTTCCTTACCCCCAATTTCCTCACACCGGGTAACGTCGTCAATATACTGCGGCAAGCATCAATCAACATTGTGCTGGCAACTGGGATGACATTTGTGATTTTGACCGGAGGCATTGACCTTTCGGTTGGGTCAATATTGGGTGTTTCTGCTGTAGTTGCGGTGCTAGTATCGCTGATCCCGGGTCTGGGTTGGGCAGCTGTGCTTGCTGGTTTGCTAACAGGATTGCTTCTGGGCTTAGTCAACGGTGCACTCATCGCCTTTCTGGATTTACCACCCTTTATCGTCACTTTGGGTGCGCTGACTGCTTTGCGGGGTGCTGCTTTTCTGGTTGCCAGTGGTACAACGGTCATTAACCGTAACCTGAATTTTGCCTGGATAGGCAACAACTATTTAGGCCCTCTGCCGTGGTTGGTAGTAATTGCACTACTGACTGTGGCTGTCAGTTGGTTTATCCTCCGGCAGACTGTTTTGGGGGTGCAAATCTATGCTGTGGGCGGTAATGAGCGGGCAGCACGACTAACTGGCATTAAAGTCAATCGCGTGCTGCTGTTTGTCTATGGCGTCAGTGGATTGCTGGCAGGTTTGGCAGGAATTATGAGCGCCAGCCGCCTTTATAGTGCTACTGGCATGTTAGGTAGTGGCTACGAGTTAGATGCGATCGCCGCTGTCATTCTCGGTGGAACCAGTTTCACGGGTGGCATTGGTACTATTGTTGGAACTCTTATCGGTGCGTTAATCATTGCTGTTCTCAACAATGGTCTAACCTTGCTGAACATGTCTTATTTCTGGCAATTGGTCGTTAAGGGTCTGGTGATTATTGTAGCGGTGACAATTGATCGGCTTCGCAGACGTTCCGGACGGTAAACAAAGTGAGTAAAACAGAGGCTATAGGCGAAACTGAATCTATTTATTTACGCGATCCAGACGGTAATTTGATAGAAGTGTCAAATTATCGGAACACTAGCCAAAACTACTGAATCTTTGGTTACTATTATTTAGATTTTATTCAGTAGTAAGGTGTAAATGTCTGTTGGGCCTAAATATAGCGTTATTTTTCCTATTAGCCTGGGTATAACTTTGTTGCTTGCTGGTTGCAACAACAGCAAAGTTTCTCAATGCCAGCAACTAATTGGGGTTGTTAATGAAGGAAATTCTCTTCTAGAGACAAATAAAGTTACTCAGGTGTCAACAAGCTTGAAACTAGCTCAGGATTTGGAAGCTGTCACTAAAAAGATTGAGGAACTAAACTTAGAAGACCCCAAACTTCAAGACTTTCAAACCCGTTTTGTTAAGGTATTTATAACTCTCAGTCAAAACATTAACAAGGCAGGTAAGGCTCTTGGTGCAGCAAAGACAGCAAAAGCTACAACAGTAGGTAGAGAGAGGATGCAAAAGGCGAGAGATGAAATAGACGCTGCCCTGAAAGCAGCCGAAATTGCAGGCAAGCAATCAGATGTTTTAGCAGCACAGATAAATAAGTATTGTAGTCAGCCTGAATAGTGCATCATTGCAATTCGCACAAACCCCACTCCTGAAACACCAATTTAGTAATCTTCAAATCTGGAAGGGAAGAAGGACAAAACAATTTAAAAGTCAAAAGTCAAAAGTCAAGATTCTAAGGCGTGATTTTTGACTTGATACTTTTGATTTCTCGAAGGGTGTCTCCCCCCTCTCCCTGGTCTTACCGCACCAAGAATTCATGAATACTGAATCGATGCTCTAACTGTAGCTCACCAAACAATTGGGGGGTAGCGACTACCTATAGTCGCTACCCCCCCACAGATCGTATTCGCTATCTGATGGCTTTGTGTCATACAAGTAGATAATCAGTAACTTTTATAACTTTTTACTACGAATCAATCCTGATTTAAACCAATTCTGTTTGTCAAAAGGAATATAAGTATTAGTAAAGAGTAATACAATGAGCGATATCGGTCTGCTAATGGTGGGAGTATTAGCAACAGGACAAGCATTACCGCCAAAATTACCAGATCAGGAACAATTTCAGCCAGATAAACTGCTGCAAGAGTCAGCGCAGGATCGGGCTAATGTGGTTGCCCCAGTGACAGAAATTACACTACCTGAGTTTATTTTATTTAATTCGAGTATCGAAACTATTCCATCCGATCTTACAAAACAAGAGTATCTAAATATACTTAAAAACCAAGATAAGATTAAATTCCAAAATTCTTCTGTTCTGGTAGGGGAAGTACAGCGACTAGAAGAAGTTGAGGAGAATACAGGAGAGTCTAGAGAAAAGGAAGTTGTAGAAATGGGAGGAGAAGATACTTCCCTCACTTTCCCCACTTCCTCAGACTCAGATAGTCAGATGTCTCAAGTCACATCCGTGTCGCAACTTGATGATGTACAACCCTCTGACTGGGCTTTTGGTGCTTTGCAGTCTCTGGTAGAACGCTATGGCTGTATTGCTGGATATCCCAATAGGACTTTTTTAGGCAACCGTGTTATCAGTCGCTATGAATTTGCAGCTGGGTTGGCAGCTTGTCTTGAAAGAATTAACGAATTGATCGCGAACAATACAACTAATACTTTTAAAGAAGAAGATTTAATCGTACTGCAACGCTTGCAAGCTGAATTTCAAACACAGTTGCAGAAAGTACAGGAACGTGTAGCAAATCTAGAAAATAGAACTGAGGAAGTACAGGCAAATCAATTTTCAGCAACGACTAAACTAGTTGGTCAAGCTATCTTTAGCTTACAGGGAAACAGTAGTGCTGATGTGGATCTGTTTCCCAGAGATGGAGTGCCAGAACGTCAAGCACAGACAAATTGGACTTTTGCAAACAGCGTGCAACTAACGCTGGCGACTTCATTTACAGGGCAAGATTTGCTGTTAACTGGGTTATCTTCTGGAAATTTGGATTCCTCTGCACCTTTTGTGTTTAGCAACATGGGACGGTTGGGTTTTGAAGCCAATACAAATAACGATGTAGTTATCAATGAGTTATCTTATCGATTTCCGGTTTCCGACAACATGGGAGTAGTTGTGGGTACGGCAGGTGTTAACCCCATCAACACCTTTCGCGGCGTTAACCCCCTAGAAGGTGCTGGCGAAGGAGCAATTTCTTTATTTGGTCAGCGTAACCCAATTTTGGCAATTGGCAACAGTACTGGCGGTGTAGGGTTTGACTGGCAGATTAGCGATCGCATCAGCTTACAAGGTATTTATAGTGCCGAAATTCCGAGTTTTCCAGGTGATATCAACATCGGGGGAATAGTGGGTGGTAGATATACCACGGGCGCTCAACTGGCTTTAGCACCCACCAATAATATTGATCTGGGGATACATTATCTTTTCTCTCACTCTCCCGATGGTTTGTTAGGAAATGGTATCGGCGATGCCCAACTCATTTCACCTTTTGCACCGCCTACAGCTTTCAACACTCACGCTGTTGGTGCTACCGTAGCATGGCGCATTAACCCCAACTTGCAATTAGGGGCTTGGGGTGGCTGGACTCATTCCGATCCGGTAAATCTTTCTGGAAACGTAGAAACCATAAATTGGATGGCATTTGCAGCGTTTCCTAATTTGGGGAGTCCTGGCAACTTAGGAGGAATTCTCATCGGACAACCTCCCAAAATCACTTCTAGTACCTTACCTGAAGGATACAATTTTCCCAACTTTTCCGACGGAGGGACAGCTGGTGGGCGCGATGATACATCCTTGCACGTAGAACTTTTTTATCGCGCCCAGTTGAATGAGAATTTGGCGCTGACTCCAGGCGTATTTGTGATTTTTAATCCCGATCGCAATGCTGTAAACGACCCCTTGGTAGTTGGGGCATTGAGAGCAACCTTCCGGTTTTAATTATTTACTGGTGTAAATATAATCAAAAACTGTATTTTTATACGTATGCCTTTTCCTAATAATAAGCATTTGGGCAACCGTTACGCAAAAATACTGAGACTTTTTTACTCTTTAACAAAGGAACAAATTTAAGATGCGAGTAAAATTATCAGATTTTGGCACGCAGCAGCAACATCCAACCCAAAATTTTTATAAATTGGGTTGTGCAGTTGTGACTAGCAGTGGCTTAGCCGCAGTTATTCTTGGCCTGGGGACATCAAGCGCCACGGCTCAAATTACAATTCAAAGCACGGGCACCCTATCAGGCACTATCCAACTTCCCAAGTTTAATCCTAATTTCAATAACAGGATTACTCGTGTTGATACCGACTCTAGCGGTACTTACTACCGCAACATCGGCACTAAGAGTAATCCCAATTATGTTCCTGTGTATAAGTCAGATTATGTAAAGGTACAAACACGCGCTGATGGCAGTCTGAGTTATTTCGTTGACTTTAAAGGAGTTCCGGTTGTTTCCTTTGACGGCATCCTGAGTTCGCCAGTACTTTCTAATGGTGAATTGACGCCCTATAATTATCAAGGAAAATTGCCAGGAACAAAATTTCAAGGCGTAGTTCAAGATGAGTTTGGGCTAACAAAAGGTTTTTACACAGGTCTTGTTACCGATCCAACCACAGGACAGCAGTATGAGGGTACATTTGAGGTAAACGGACAAGGCCCGCGATATAGCGATCGCAATGGTGGCGAAAGTCCTACAGTCTTTGATTTCAGGTCGGATCTCCCAGGTAAGCCAACCGTAACATCCTATAAAATGACCAATAGCCCCTTGGTGAGATTGACGGTTAAAGTACCTGCGGATGCAAAACTTGTCACTCCCAGCAGCAGTACACCCACTACAGGCAATAGCAGCACACCCACTACAAATACAGGTAGTAATACTACACCCACTACAGGCAGTAGTAGTACCCCTACCACAGGCAGCAGCACACCTCCTACTCCTCCTACTTCTCTCCCATCCCCCTCTCTTCCACTCTCCACATCTCCTACTTCCACTACTTCTTCTACATCTCCCACTTCCCCCACTCTTCCACTCTCCCCCTCTCCCACTCCCCCTACTTCCCCCACTCCTACTCCCACACTTAACATGGAGTTCAGCACCGGTACTTCCTTTACAGGAAATTCAACAGTTTTTAACCTTGCAGCTATTTGTTTGCGAGATTGTGTGAACTGCCGTACCAAAGAAGAATCTACACCTAAAAGAGCGATCGGTCCTCGCAGCCGAGTTTTGCTGCGTTAACAATTCATTTCTGGAACATGACCACGACAAGATGAAA harbors:
- a CDS encoding ABC transporter permease subunit; translated protein: MSHTELRPAKNRAAEHPISRRRQSINNLIQVAGILPILVLISILFTFLTPNFLTPGNVVNILRQASINIVLATGMTFVILTGGIDLSVGSILGVSAVVAVLVSLIPGLGWAAVLAGLLTGLLLGLVNGALIAFLDLPPFIVTLGALTALRGAAFLVASGTTVINRNLNFAWIGNNYLGPLPWLVVIALLTVAVSWFILRQTVLGVQIYAVGGNERAARLTGIKVNRVLLFVYGVSGLLAGLAGIMSASRLYSATGMLGSGYELDAIAAVILGGTSFTGGIGTIVGTLIGALIIAVLNNGLTLLNMSYFWQLVVKGLVIIVAVTIDRLRRRSGR
- a CDS encoding ABC transporter substrate-binding protein, which translates into the protein MSCWRQMDVKRIAIAASVLGLVSGIFVGCTGVSQNHRAAIESSEGDRDSKLRSVAVTVGDLGNPFFVLMGRGAEAEAKKIGGKDVKVTVVSSGYDLNQQFNQMENFIAANTDLIILNAGDSKGIAAAVEKAKQAGIVVIAVDTGAEGGVDATITSNNVQAGQLSCQYIADRLKGKGNVVIINGPPVISVIERVNGCEQVFAKYPGIKVLSKDQNAEGSRDGGLRVMSDLLATFPKLDAVFAINDPCGVGAELAARQARRNEFFIVGVDGAPEAKQAIEDRNSLYVATAAQDPLGMTQKAVQVGNDILHGKRPANPNILIPVKLITRDNVSEYKGWQ
- a CDS encoding sugar ABC transporter ATP-binding protein, with protein sequence MTTDIEAPLPNVPIAIPVLEMRGITKRFHGVPALQNVDLTIYSGEIHALMGENGAGKSTLMKILAGAYIADEGEIRINGQPVKITDPGMARQAGINLIYQELNVAPNLTVTENIFMGSELRRGQFLDRQGMEREAQQVLQSLGASFAPNDVVGNLSIAEQQQVEIARALKDKSRILVMDEPTAALSDRETERLFEVIRRLRDDGIAIIYISHRMEEVYALADRISVLRDGQYIGSLTRDEISPHRLVQMMVGRPMQDFYEHQRQTNLGPVVLEVRNISDGHKVQPTSFELHAGEVLGLAGLVGAGRTELSRLIFGADPKVSGEVFLDGKKLDINTPGDAIAAGIGYVPEDRKDQGLFLEMSARKNIALNRLKQDAKAGVLNWSSVNQIAAEAVENFHIRLANLEIRAVDLSGGNQQKLLLARWLAIKPRVLMLDEPTRGVDIGAKSEIYRIIGDLAAQGVAILMVSSELPEIVGMSDRVLVMRAGQLVGELDGSPGKEITQENIMHFATGAAEVLAS
- a CDS encoding iron uptake porin, coding for MSDIGLLMVGVLATGQALPPKLPDQEQFQPDKLLQESAQDRANVVAPVTEITLPEFILFNSSIETIPSDLTKQEYLNILKNQDKIKFQNSSVLVGEVQRLEEVEENTGESREKEVVEMGGEDTSLTFPTSSDSDSQMSQVTSVSQLDDVQPSDWAFGALQSLVERYGCIAGYPNRTFLGNRVISRYEFAAGLAACLERINELIANNTTNTFKEEDLIVLQRLQAEFQTQLQKVQERVANLENRTEEVQANQFSATTKLVGQAIFSLQGNSSADVDLFPRDGVPERQAQTNWTFANSVQLTLATSFTGQDLLLTGLSSGNLDSSAPFVFSNMGRLGFEANTNNDVVINELSYRFPVSDNMGVVVGTAGVNPINTFRGVNPLEGAGEGAISLFGQRNPILAIGNSTGGVGFDWQISDRISLQGIYSAEIPSFPGDINIGGIVGGRYTTGAQLALAPTNNIDLGIHYLFSHSPDGLLGNGIGDAQLISPFAPPTAFNTHAVGATVAWRINPNLQLGAWGGWTHSDPVNLSGNVETINWMAFAAFPNLGSPGNLGGILIGQPPKITSSTLPEGYNFPNFSDGGTAGGRDDTSLHVELFYRAQLNENLALTPGVFVIFNPDRNAVNDPLVVGALRATFRF
- a CDS encoding DUF2085 domain-containing protein, with translation MIQGVAFKAQLQIRWVSFIADFLLAGMVVGPLAAPFLAASKLPVLPMIADIIYFMGRHVCPQPQMGVALAAPFIMAVCMRCYGTVAGLFLTRLVYGATKGKGFYWLHQYGWSGAALASVLMMAYALELAAEVLGWWSFNNYVVTLFGLVTGLAWGLFTMPILHGATPSGQKWGMGTGD